One Sulfoacidibacillus ferrooxidans DNA window includes the following coding sequences:
- a CDS encoding MerR family transcriptional regulator: protein MERRFTISEITELFDVTPRTLRYYEEVGLLAPERRGVQRLYHDRDRVRLQLILRGRRLGFGLKEIADMLDLYDVDVTEITQLEDVLKRGDEKLSDIDAQIRDLEVVRSELLELRERITQTLAHKRRGEKQV, encoded by the coding sequence GTGGAACGTCGATTCACGATTTCAGAGATTACGGAGTTATTTGATGTAACACCGAGAACTCTTCGCTATTACGAAGAAGTGGGACTGCTCGCACCTGAGCGACGCGGTGTTCAAAGACTCTATCACGATCGGGATCGCGTTCGATTGCAATTGATCTTGCGTGGACGTCGATTGGGATTTGGTTTGAAAGAGATCGCAGACATGCTTGATTTGTACGATGTAGATGTGACAGAGATCACTCAATTGGAAGATGTACTAAAGCGTGGTGATGAGAAACTAAGCGACATTGATGCGCAGATTCGCGACCTAGAGGTGGTACGCAGTGAACTATTGGAATTGCGCGAACGTATCACACAGACGTTAGCGCATAAGCGAAGGGGAGAGAAACAGGTATGA
- a CDS encoding AMP-binding protein, giving the protein MRKGLIHEILADAAWKCPDVEVISGSYRSTYEKEWQRVYHLAHGMRRIGIQKGTVVGILDVNSYRFFELQFALSMLGAINHPLNFRLPKADLLYTVQHAGDEYIFAWEGFAQVAHTMQTSVRQVIWMREDRSLAIAPEHGELTFEQLIAIGRDAAQQEPIEFGIDVEDDDIFSIFYTTGTTGRPKGMRYRHRDMLHASLQIAHHLAIHDTGAKIVSGDTMMPLIPFFHIHGWGASFFIPYLGAKLVLPERADAKEQLAIIAHEHVTWSNMVPTQLHMLLHEWEQQTGCKEHLPLRVLTGGSPLSTGLTQRLHEAGITFSLIYGGSDQLGTSISAIVDAKRLTDQERRTILATRTLPLPMVIVDVRHEEGGSVPRDGVTIGEVWVKSPWLPDGYFCDPDRSRATYSDGWFRSGDLAVWHEDSSLYVLDRQKDAVKSGGEWIATSVIESLLSECDGVIDVAVIAWPDERWGERPIAVIEMSKRANAICSEEFLWEHLRQAVQDGRLATFWIPDRIVFMDRLPMTSAGKIHKAALRETLQIRTE; this is encoded by the coding sequence ATGCGTAAGGGTTTAATCCATGAAATCTTGGCAGACGCTGCATGGAAATGTCCAGATGTAGAGGTGATCAGTGGTTCTTATCGATCCACCTATGAAAAAGAGTGGCAACGCGTGTATCACTTAGCACATGGTATGCGTAGGATAGGCATTCAAAAAGGTACAGTAGTCGGGATTCTCGATGTCAATAGCTATCGCTTTTTTGAGCTGCAATTCGCGTTGTCTATGCTTGGGGCGATTAACCATCCGCTCAATTTCCGTCTCCCAAAAGCAGATTTACTATATACAGTGCAGCATGCAGGCGATGAATATATCTTTGCTTGGGAAGGTTTTGCACAAGTTGCACATACGATGCAAACGAGCGTACGACAAGTGATCTGGATGAGGGAAGATCGTTCACTAGCCATTGCACCGGAACATGGCGAGTTGACATTTGAGCAACTGATAGCTATTGGACGTGATGCTGCACAACAGGAGCCAATAGAGTTTGGTATAGACGTAGAGGATGACGATATTTTTTCCATATTTTATACGACTGGAACGACTGGACGTCCTAAAGGCATGCGTTATCGGCACCGCGACATGCTACACGCTTCCTTGCAGATTGCACATCATCTAGCGATTCATGATACAGGGGCCAAAATTGTCAGTGGCGATACCATGATGCCACTGATCCCATTCTTTCACATTCACGGCTGGGGAGCCTCTTTTTTTATACCCTACCTCGGAGCGAAGCTGGTGCTTCCAGAACGGGCAGATGCTAAAGAACAACTAGCGATCATTGCGCATGAACATGTGACGTGGAGCAATATGGTCCCGACACAACTGCACATGCTGTTGCATGAATGGGAACAACAGACTGGGTGTAAAGAGCATCTCCCATTACGTGTTCTCACCGGTGGCAGTCCGCTATCAACTGGTCTTACACAACGCTTGCATGAAGCAGGTATAACATTCTCGCTTATTTATGGTGGTTCTGATCAGTTGGGAACAAGTATCTCTGCGATCGTAGATGCGAAAAGGCTAACAGATCAAGAACGACGAACCATCTTAGCTACGCGAACGCTGCCCTTGCCTATGGTAATCGTCGATGTTCGTCATGAAGAGGGTGGCTCTGTTCCGAGAGATGGAGTTACAATAGGCGAAGTATGGGTTAAAAGTCCTTGGTTACCAGATGGTTACTTTTGTGATCCGGACCGTTCACGGGCTACCTATAGTGACGGGTGGTTTCGCAGTGGAGATCTCGCCGTTTGGCATGAAGACAGCTCATTGTACGTGCTTGATCGACAAAAGGATGCCGTAAAAAGTGGTGGTGAATGGATTGCTACAAGTGTGATTGAGAGTCTTCTCTCAGAATGTGATGGAGTCATCGATGTTGCTGTCATTGCATGGCCTGACGAGCGATGGGGAGAACGTCCCATCGCAGTCATCGAGATGAGTAAAAGGGCGAATGCAATATGTAGTGAAGAGTTTCTTTGGGAACATCTCAGGCAGGCGGTTCAAGATGGACGTCTCGCTACATTTTGGATTCCGGATCGGATAGTATTTATGGATAGGCTACCGATGACGAGTGCAGGCAAAATTCACAAGGCTGCCTTACGCGAAACTCTTCAGATTCGCACAGAGTAG
- a CDS encoding peptide ABC transporter substrate-binding protein → MPWITKGKMNRVGSQKVKSFGYGMLAVSLALVVTGCGSTTNSSTGSAGQSATSLKPTPGGTIVIAQAAQTNYNWYLPITDASFDYNAGLYDEIYKPLLWINNNYSINWQSSIANKITYNKSGTIYHVFLNPKWKWSNGQPVTSKDVLFTWHVIQAASSANAPAPWPYVGEGTGDIPSGIKSVVANNSYEFTVTLDQPANQQWFIYNGLIQLVPMPAAAWDIHKNIMKEIKYLGEEATNPNFISVVDGPFKLQKAVPNQYWTLIPNPEYSGHKSIVSKIILAYEASNTAEFAALRTGEVNVGYMDLSQIGSSKALTSQGDSIVPEYTFGYFDTELNLFPGAQVRGIFKNLYVRQAMEMGINNQAINQYIYHGYADPIDGPIPNIPKTKFYDPALNTNPYPFNIAAGKKLLESHGWKLVNGVMTKGSEKMKFTMLYPSGTLSETDAVELMQQDWAQEGIDIQVKPLSFSSLISLTSDVKNPNGWQMATGLGWYYDGPGFYPSGGGLFGTGASSGDGYSNSEEDALIHATHLPYPTEQQNMQVFFKYEEFTAKHLPVLWQNNQATLTVHAPNIHGTIQYADASVGIPQMQYWWVSPSA, encoded by the coding sequence ATGCCGTGGATAACGAAGGGAAAGATGAACCGTGTAGGTTCTCAAAAGGTAAAGTCTTTTGGGTATGGCATGTTAGCCGTATCTTTAGCATTGGTTGTGACAGGCTGTGGTAGTACTACAAATAGTTCCACTGGATCGGCTGGACAATCGGCTACATCTCTTAAACCTACACCTGGTGGCACGATTGTGATTGCACAAGCAGCACAAACGAATTACAACTGGTATCTACCCATTACCGATGCTAGTTTTGATTACAATGCGGGACTGTATGATGAAATATACAAACCGTTACTGTGGATCAATAATAATTACAGTATCAATTGGCAGTCATCTATCGCCAATAAAATCACCTACAACAAATCAGGGACGATATACCATGTTTTTTTAAATCCCAAATGGAAGTGGTCCAATGGCCAGCCTGTCACATCAAAAGATGTGTTGTTTACATGGCATGTGATTCAAGCTGCATCGTCTGCTAATGCACCTGCACCTTGGCCCTATGTTGGCGAAGGCACTGGCGATATTCCGTCAGGTATTAAAAGTGTGGTTGCCAATAATTCTTATGAATTTACGGTGACGCTTGATCAACCGGCAAATCAACAATGGTTTATTTACAATGGACTTATTCAATTAGTTCCCATGCCAGCTGCAGCATGGGATATTCATAAAAACATCATGAAAGAAATTAAGTATTTAGGTGAAGAGGCTACGAATCCAAACTTTATTTCTGTTGTGGATGGGCCATTTAAATTGCAAAAAGCAGTGCCTAATCAGTATTGGACACTCATCCCCAATCCTGAATACTCAGGGCATAAAAGTATTGTGAGTAAAATTATTCTCGCATATGAAGCTTCTAATACTGCAGAATTTGCCGCTCTTCGTACTGGCGAAGTCAATGTTGGTTATATGGATTTAAGCCAAATCGGATCATCCAAGGCACTCACATCGCAGGGAGATTCGATTGTTCCTGAATATACGTTTGGTTATTTTGATACAGAACTAAATCTATTTCCAGGTGCACAAGTGAGAGGAATATTTAAGAACCTGTATGTTCGTCAAGCTATGGAAATGGGAATCAATAACCAAGCAATTAATCAATATATTTATCATGGGTATGCAGATCCGATTGATGGCCCTATCCCGAACATCCCTAAAACCAAATTTTACGATCCGGCACTCAATACCAATCCGTACCCATTTAATATTGCTGCAGGGAAAAAGCTCTTGGAGTCTCATGGTTGGAAATTAGTCAATGGAGTCATGACTAAAGGATCAGAAAAAATGAAGTTTACCATGTTATATCCTAGTGGGACTCTTTCAGAAACGGACGCCGTAGAATTAATGCAACAAGATTGGGCGCAAGAGGGCATTGATATTCAAGTGAAACCTCTCTCGTTTAGTTCGTTGATCAGTCTTACTAGTGATGTGAAGAATCCAAATGGATGGCAGATGGCGACAGGACTTGGATGGTACTATGATGGACCAGGTTTTTATCCATCTGGAGGTGGACTTTTTGGAACGGGTGCGTCTTCGGGTGATGGATATAGCAATTCTGAAGAAGATGCACTAATTCATGCAACGCATTTACCGTATCCAACAGAGCAGCAAAACATGCAAGTATTTTTTAAGTATGAAGAGTTTACAGCTAAACATTTACCGGTTTTATGGCAAAATAACCAAGCAACATTGACCGTTCATGCTCCAAATATTCATGGAACAATTCAATATGCAGATGCATCAGTTGGGATTCCACAGATGCAATATTGGTGGGTATCTCCTAGCGCATAA
- a CDS encoding acyl-CoA dehydrogenase family protein → MNHISYAYGKNHFTQDHDLQVILKHYWSDYAEHQIELQEFGEYAGREIYETVYHVDHDARPVLVSHDLDGNRIDRVRLSPAHRSVLKQIAHINRPPYEGGSWHHHYALGYLVGDPGLYCILTITGQTVYAIHKYAPQFSEWKEQLLSGEAYGATWMTESQGGSDLGANEAMATPDGDHWHLTADKYFASGAGLTDYAITTARPVGGKPGPKGLALFLMPRINRDSKLNFHIRRLKDKSATRAVPSGEAELNQSEAYLIGEANQGIYYTLENLTVSRLANTMGAMGTARKAHIEVLERVQRRKAFGNALQAYPLIRRDLTDLAVRLAGGLALSFHAIDKFDHAWDTRPPYTSDYHYARFLTHVAKNRTAEHASAMTAMVMELFGGLGFLEEYSVARWHREALITPIWEGPSNIQALDFLETIHKHHAHETYLAEFVPILEKIGTKTAKIAQYAMETALAQLADLPSEEAQWHAKHVLEQIADATQVALLYTLVPTGGKRYEKLAELYAARFILHEEYPAWAMNDREVWGIGLDA, encoded by the coding sequence ATGAATCACATTTCATATGCCTATGGTAAAAATCATTTTACGCAGGATCACGATTTACAAGTGATTCTTAAACACTACTGGTCTGACTATGCAGAGCATCAAATAGAACTTCAGGAATTTGGAGAATATGCTGGACGCGAGATTTATGAAACCGTTTACCATGTTGATCATGATGCACGTCCAGTCCTTGTCAGTCATGATCTGGACGGCAATCGCATCGACCGCGTGCGGTTGAGTCCAGCACATCGTTCTGTGTTGAAACAGATCGCCCATATCAATCGCCCCCCATATGAGGGTGGAAGTTGGCATCATCACTATGCACTTGGCTATCTTGTTGGGGATCCTGGATTGTACTGCATTTTGACGATCACTGGACAAACGGTATACGCAATTCATAAGTATGCACCACAATTTTCAGAGTGGAAGGAGCAACTGCTTTCAGGTGAAGCCTATGGAGCAACGTGGATGACCGAATCTCAGGGTGGCAGCGATCTTGGGGCAAATGAAGCCATGGCTACACCAGACGGCGATCACTGGCACCTCACTGCAGACAAGTATTTTGCAAGTGGTGCAGGGCTCACTGATTATGCGATTACGACAGCAAGACCGGTAGGTGGAAAACCTGGGCCAAAGGGTCTAGCCCTCTTTCTCATGCCACGCATCAATCGCGATTCTAAGCTTAACTTTCACATTCGGCGGCTTAAAGATAAGAGTGCCACGCGCGCAGTTCCTTCTGGTGAGGCAGAGTTAAACCAAAGTGAAGCGTATCTAATTGGCGAGGCCAATCAAGGAATCTATTATACTCTTGAAAATTTAACCGTTTCGCGTCTCGCTAATACGATGGGTGCTATGGGTACAGCACGTAAAGCGCATATTGAAGTGCTTGAACGTGTTCAGAGGCGTAAAGCATTTGGGAATGCATTACAAGCATATCCATTGATTCGTCGCGATCTGACAGATCTTGCTGTTCGTTTAGCTGGTGGGCTTGCGTTGAGTTTTCATGCGATCGACAAGTTTGATCACGCTTGGGATACTCGCCCTCCGTATACAAGTGACTATCACTATGCACGCTTTCTCACGCACGTAGCGAAAAATCGTACGGCTGAGCACGCATCTGCAATGACTGCGATGGTTATGGAATTATTTGGTGGTCTAGGATTTCTCGAAGAATATAGCGTTGCGAGATGGCATCGCGAAGCACTTATTACGCCTATTTGGGAAGGGCCAAGCAATATTCAGGCACTCGATTTTCTAGAGACGATTCATAAGCATCATGCACACGAAACCTATCTAGCTGAATTTGTTCCGATACTCGAAAAAATAGGTACAAAGACAGCGAAGATCGCACAATATGCGATGGAGACAGCGCTTGCGCAATTGGCTGATTTACCTTCTGAAGAAGCACAATGGCACGCAAAACACGTCTTAGAACAGATTGCTGACGCGACGCAAGTGGCACTTCTTTATACGCTGGTACCAACAGGTGGAAAGCGCTATGAAAAATTAGCGGAGTTATATGCTGCGCGTTTTATCTTGCATGAAGAATATCCAGCATGGGCCATGAATGATCGTGAAGTGTGGGGGATTGGTCTCGATGCGTAA